A portion of the Osmia lignaria lignaria isolate PbOS001 chromosome 15, iyOsmLign1, whole genome shotgun sequence genome contains these proteins:
- the ATPsynB gene encoding ATP synthase subunit b, mitochondrial, which produces MLSRLSFRNAALQIKPLSMAIRGSQTMTSELVCPADDPRRIVRPMHHPPVRLGFIPESWFTFFYPKTGVTGPYIFLTSFSTFLLSKEYWVLEHEFYNSLSLLSIIMFVYIKFGDKIGEALDKMVDAYEANMNQIKQQNLDAFENEIKHLEKTKWRIQGQLMVYDIKKQNVLMQLEATYRERLAQVYNEVKKRLDYHAQIDAAERRIAQKHMVQWITSNVLKAITPEQEKANLQQCISDLEALASAKA; this is translated from the exons ATGTTGTCGAGACTAAGTTTTCGCAATG CTGCTTTGCAAATAAAGCCATTATCTATGGCGATTCGTGGAAGTCAGACCATGACTAGTGAACTAGTATGCCCTGCAGATGATCCACGTCGAATCGTTCGTCCCATGCATCATCCTCCTGTTAGGCTAGGATTTATTCCAGAAAGCTGGTTTACATTTTTCTATCCAAAAACTGGGGTAACAG GTCCATACATATTCTTAACAAGTTTCTCAACTTTCTTACTTTCCAAAGAATATTGGGTTTTGGAACATGAATTCTATAATTCACTTTCTTTACTATCTATTATAATGTTTGTCTACATAAAATTTGGTGACAAAATTGGAGAAGCTCTGGATAAAATGGTCGATGCATATGAAGCTAACATGAATCAAATTAAACAGCAAAATTTAGATGCTTTCGAGAACGAGATTAAACATTTAGAAAAAACCAAATGGAGGATTCAAGGTCAGCTGATGGTTTATGATATTAAAAAGCAAAATGTATTAATGCAGCTAGAAGCTACGTATAGAGAACGACTTGCACAAGTTTATAATGAG GTCAAGAAACGTCTTGATTACCATGCCCAGATAGATGCTGCAGAGCGCCGAATTGCTCAGAAACACATGGTACAATGGATTACAAGCAATGTGTTGAAAGCCATTACACCAGAACAAGAAAAAGCTAATTTGCAACAGTGTATTAGCGATCTTGAAGCTCTTGCCTCAGCGAAAGCTTAA